A part of Denitratisoma oestradiolicum genomic DNA contains:
- a CDS encoding TraB/VirB10 family protein encodes MADAPKNRIATAVSNLSPKRRQYLILGLGASVFLLLVFGGVAIWDKPVQLPQGTPQARPQPMPISAPGAQADPRDIWMSKSSEQMRQMEDMIQGLRQQVDTIEKKPPTANPVQFPAMPMPPAPAPMPPEARTMVLPPPPAVNPEAESKASEPPPAPRPPGMASFEVSEGKVIVPEAVRKAAEKKDGRSYVPSGSFFRAALLGGLDAPTGGQAQSNPHPVLMRAQDNAFLPNRYRFKVKECFALGASYGDISAERAYIRLESFSCVRHDGKAIDVPVKGYVVGEDGKAGMRGRLVSKQGQVLANALLAGIGAGIGQAFQQSATTVSTNPLGSIGTVDPGKQFQAGIGTGVGKALDRLSQYYITLAEKMFPIIEVDAGRTVDVVFTKGFSLDTDSVGGESDTYTDVWRRGREVQNKSIEPYKE; translated from the coding sequence ATGGCTGACGCGCCCAAGAACCGGATCGCCACCGCGGTTTCCAACCTGTCGCCCAAACGTCGCCAGTATCTGATCCTGGGGCTCGGTGCGTCGGTCTTCCTGCTGCTGGTATTTGGTGGCGTGGCGATCTGGGACAAGCCGGTGCAACTTCCTCAGGGAACGCCCCAGGCCCGTCCGCAGCCCATGCCCATCAGCGCGCCCGGCGCACAAGCCGATCCGCGCGACATCTGGATGAGCAAGTCCTCGGAGCAAATGCGCCAGATGGAAGACATGATCCAGGGCTTGCGCCAGCAGGTCGACACCATCGAGAAGAAACCTCCGACCGCGAATCCCGTTCAGTTCCCGGCAATGCCCATGCCGCCGGCACCGGCGCCCATGCCTCCCGAGGCGCGCACGATGGTCCTGCCGCCGCCACCGGCTGTGAATCCGGAAGCGGAAAGCAAAGCCAGCGAACCGCCGCCGGCGCCCAGGCCACCGGGCATGGCCTCGTTCGAGGTGAGCGAGGGCAAGGTGATCGTCCCTGAAGCGGTTCGCAAAGCAGCCGAGAAAAAGGACGGCCGCAGCTATGTGCCCTCGGGTTCATTTTTCCGGGCGGCGCTCTTGGGCGGACTGGATGCGCCCACGGGCGGCCAGGCACAGAGCAATCCGCACCCTGTCCTGATGAGGGCGCAGGACAACGCCTTTCTGCCCAACCGCTACCGCTTCAAGGTCAAGGAATGTTTCGCGCTGGGGGCGAGCTACGGCGACATCAGCGCCGAGCGCGCCTACATCCGGCTCGAATCGTTTTCCTGTGTGCGTCATGACGGCAAGGCTATCGACGTTCCCGTGAAAGGTTACGTCGTGGGCGAAGACGGCAAGGCCGGTATGCGCGGCCGGCTCGTCAGCAAGCAGGGACAGGTACTGGCCAACGCCTTGCTGGCGGGGATCGGCGCCGGTATCGGCCAGGCCTTCCAGCAAAGCGCCACCACGGTGTCCACCAACCCGCTGGGTTCTATCGGCACGGTGGATCCCGGCAAGCAATTCCAGGCGGGGATCGGGACAGGCGTCGGCAAGGCGCTCGACCGTCTCTCCCAGTACTACATCACGCTCGCCGAAAAGATGTTCCCGATCATCGAAGTCGATGCCGGCCGGACGGTCGACGTGGTGTTCACCAAAGGATTTTCTCTCGATACCGACAGCGTGGGCGGCGAGTCCGACACCTACACCGACGTCTGGCGTCGGGGCCGCGAAGTCCAGAACAAATCCATCGAACCCTACAAGGAGTGA
- a CDS encoding TraK domain-containing protein gives MALALLLGSVSAPTFSGQYLEGSPDDGLIATVSRSEPNLIRVEGRKIRRIQGVEGEFLVTPDKESGAAYLKPNTDKPIFSVFVADDAGRHWKLMLKVADVPAETLVIRDRSRLRSEGKAFLADDSRNAAIRRVLLALARDAEPEDMTARDTLEIVPLWNEARFVLVRTLEGALRGEKFQLTNVSSSRMVIDERELYRRGVLAVMVDSLELEPGEATNVMVVLEGRDG, from the coding sequence ATGGCACTGGCGCTGCTCCTCGGTAGCGTCTCAGCGCCGACGTTCTCCGGGCAATATCTTGAGGGCAGTCCGGATGATGGCTTGATCGCCACCGTGTCGCGCAGCGAGCCAAACCTGATCCGGGTCGAGGGCCGCAAGATTCGCCGCATCCAGGGTGTCGAGGGCGAGTTCCTCGTCACCCCGGACAAAGAGAGCGGCGCCGCCTATCTCAAGCCGAATACGGACAAGCCGATCTTCAGCGTTTTTGTGGCCGACGATGCTGGCCGCCACTGGAAGTTGATGCTCAAGGTCGCCGACGTGCCGGCCGAGACGCTGGTCATCCGCGACCGCAGCCGCCTGCGCTCCGAGGGGAAGGCATTCCTTGCCGACGACTCGCGCAATGCCGCGATCCGTCGCGTGTTGCTGGCCCTGGCGCGGGATGCAGAACCCGAAGACATGACCGCCAGAGACACGCTGGAGATCGTCCCGCTCTGGAACGAAGCCCGCTTTGTTCTTGTAAGGACACTGGAGGGCGCCTTGCGCGGAGAAAAATTCCAACTGACCAACGTGTCGTCATCCCGGATGGTGATCGACGAGCGCGAACTGTACCGGCGCGGTGTCCTGGCCGTCATGGTGGACTCGCTGGAACTGGAGCCGGGCGAGGCCACCAACGTCATGGTGGTGCTGGAGGGGCGCGATGGCTGA
- the traE gene encoding type IV conjugative transfer system protein TraE: protein MKFSKFTAERDNQRAEILFMRIAVGGLVLALLANAGASLSVAGSERTILVPPEVHKTFWVSDQKVSTEYLQEMAYWYAGLALNVTPHVAEYQKNLFLKYAAPSEYGRLQAEFGARAEFIRKNNASTQFSPQSVMADEAAMKVALTGVLLTWVGDKKASEKQAIYVVGFRYLNGRLHVSEFKETSDQDPFGAGNGTGAAPR, encoded by the coding sequence ATGAAGTTCAGCAAATTCACCGCCGAGCGGGACAACCAGCGCGCAGAAATCCTGTTCATGCGAATCGCCGTCGGTGGTCTCGTGCTGGCCTTGCTCGCCAACGCCGGCGCATCGCTCAGCGTGGCGGGTTCGGAGAGAACCATTCTGGTACCTCCCGAGGTGCACAAGACCTTCTGGGTCAGCGACCAGAAGGTCTCCACAGAGTACCTCCAGGAGATGGCCTACTGGTATGCCGGGCTCGCGCTCAACGTGACGCCTCATGTCGCGGAATACCAGAAGAACCTCTTCCTGAAATATGCCGCCCCCAGCGAATACGGCCGCCTCCAGGCCGAGTTCGGTGCGAGAGCAGAGTTCATCCGCAAGAACAACGCCTCGACCCAGTTTTCGCCGCAATCGGTGATGGCTGACGAGGCGGCCATGAAAGTGGCACTTACCGGCGTTCTCCTGACCTGGGTCGGGGACAAGAAAGCCTCCGAGAAGCAGGCGATCTACGTCGTCGGCTTTCGTTATCTCAATGGGAGACTCCATGTATCCGAGTTCAAGGAAACCAGCGACCAGGATCCGTTCGGTGCCGGCAATGGCACTGGCGCTGCTCCTCGGTAG
- the traL gene encoding type IV conjugative transfer system protein TraL, whose translation MDETGYIPKSLEAQERFLWWEFDQAILFLLVMGMGVVSGAMLAGMVFGGLIAWQYGRLKTGKHPKFALHALYWWLPSWIVIRARATPPSHHRFFLG comes from the coding sequence GTGGACGAGACCGGCTACATCCCGAAATCCCTGGAAGCGCAGGAGCGCTTCCTGTGGTGGGAATTCGATCAGGCCATCCTCTTCCTGCTGGTCATGGGGATGGGGGTGGTGTCCGGCGCCATGCTGGCGGGCATGGTTTTCGGGGGACTCATTGCCTGGCAGTACGGCCGGCTCAAGACCGGGAAGCACCCCAAGTTCGCATTGCACGCGCTCTATTGGTGGCTGCCGAGCTGGATCGTGATTCGCGCTCGCGCGACTCCGCCCTCGCATCATCGTTTCTTCCTGGGCTGA
- the traA gene encoding TraA family conjugative transfer protein — translation MQSRREWMKGALALVLLTAATGALAGTTGTEFQSLYTWLTGLVQGYFGKAAAVAAIGLGALFSLARLNPMAILSGIGFAVFLQYAPTIASGILTATI, via the coding sequence ATGCAAAGCCGTCGTGAATGGATGAAGGGCGCACTGGCGCTCGTCCTGCTGACCGCCGCCACCGGCGCGCTGGCGGGAACTACCGGTACCGAATTCCAGAGTCTCTATACCTGGCTGACGGGTTTGGTTCAGGGCTACTTCGGCAAAGCCGCTGCGGTGGCCGCCATCGGTCTCGGCGCTCTGTTTTCTCTGGCGCGGCTCAATCCCATGGCCATTCTGTCCGGCATTGGCTTCGCCGTGTTCCTACAGTACGCCCCAACCATCGCGTCCGGCATCCTGACCGCGACGATCTGA
- a CDS encoding OmpA family protein, whose protein sequence is MAILRLVAILLLATSILPGCGSLPEAPQTAAPHEAIAWIERQFKTCSGKDCPTPTRKTLALVELPIAKKASAPPIAEPLPKVAPVVRHEEPVTATVLFEFGKGAPSADGQKALKRLTAIAANFQRIEIDGRTDDIGSKAYNDRLARRRAEFVRSWFLKQGIDAEIVVRAEGLCCYLDTALTETARRNNRRVEVRLVNRQDAVSNSKGAQ, encoded by the coding sequence ATGGCGATCCTGAGACTCGTCGCCATTCTGCTGCTTGCGACCTCGATCCTGCCGGGTTGCGGAAGCTTGCCGGAGGCACCACAGACCGCCGCGCCACATGAAGCCATCGCCTGGATCGAGCGCCAGTTCAAGACATGTAGCGGCAAAGATTGTCCGACGCCAACGCGCAAAACGCTGGCGCTGGTCGAACTCCCTATCGCCAAGAAAGCGTCAGCGCCTCCCATCGCCGAGCCTCTCCCGAAAGTCGCTCCCGTCGTTCGCCACGAGGAGCCGGTAACAGCAACGGTTCTATTCGAGTTTGGTAAGGGCGCTCCCTCCGCCGACGGGCAAAAGGCACTCAAGCGCCTCACGGCTATCGCCGCGAACTTCCAGCGCATCGAGATTGACGGCCGAACCGACGACATCGGCAGCAAAGCCTACAACGACCGCCTTGCCCGACGGCGGGCCGAGTTCGTCCGTTCATGGTTCCTCAAGCAAGGGATCGATGCAGAGATTGTGGTTCGTGCCGAGGGCTTGTGCTGTTACCTCGATACGGCACTCACCGAAACGGCACGCCGAAATAACCGGCGCGTCGAGGTGCGGCTTGTCAATCGGCAAGACGCGGTCAGCAACAGCAAGGGAGCGCAGTGA
- a CDS encoding lytic transglycosylase domain-containing protein, with product MAAMLRVLFALLCLPLASTCQAACFDQAAARYGVSPSLLMAISLVESGSNPTARNRNADGSEDVGHMQINSRWLGVLSTYGIGRDQLLDPCINTYVGAWILAQNISRLGYNWEAVGAYNARSQAKRAAYARRVAAKVKPWRS from the coding sequence ATGGCGGCCATGTTACGTGTCCTGTTTGCGCTCCTGTGTTTGCCATTGGCATCAACGTGCCAAGCCGCCTGTTTCGATCAGGCTGCGGCGCGGTATGGCGTCTCGCCATCTCTGCTCATGGCTATCTCGCTCGTCGAGTCCGGGTCGAATCCGACCGCGCGCAATCGCAACGCCGATGGCTCGGAAGACGTCGGGCACATGCAGATCAACAGTCGATGGCTGGGCGTGTTGTCCACCTACGGAATTGGCAGAGATCAGCTACTCGATCCCTGTATCAATACCTACGTCGGCGCCTGGATTCTCGCGCAGAACATCAGTCGCCTCGGCTACAACTGGGAGGCAGTAGGCGCCTATAACGCTCGTTCACAGGCAAAGCGCGCGGCATATGCCCGTCGGGTCGCCGCCAAGGTCAAACCATGGCGATCCTGA
- a CDS encoding tyrosine-type recombinase/integrase: METQKPSISPLRQRMIEDMRMRKFGEKTQSQYLRAVRQFSKYLRRSPDTASVEELRNYQLYLVDHGVSPASLNSAICGLKFFFSVTLDRPEAMAKMKPVHLPRKLPEILSPDEVKRLIAAAGNLKHQTALALAYATGLRVNEVVHLKVGDIDSQRMTVRVEQGKGQKDRYALLSPVLLERLRVWWRVARAQGKMFDGGWLFPGLDPVRHLSTRQLNRAIHAAADDAGIEKRISMHSLRHAFATHLLEQKVDIRLIQVLLGHKKLETTALYAQVATDILREVVSPLEKLNSA, from the coding sequence ATGGAAACTCAGAAGCCGAGCATCAGTCCGTTGCGCCAGCGCATGATCGAGGACATGCGGATGCGCAAGTTTGGCGAGAAGACGCAGTCCCAGTACCTTCGTGCAGTACGACAGTTTTCCAAGTACCTCAGGCGATCTCCGGACACCGCCAGCGTCGAGGAACTGCGCAACTACCAGTTGTATCTTGTCGACCACGGGGTTTCGCCGGCATCGCTGAACTCAGCAATCTGCGGGCTGAAGTTCTTCTTCAGCGTCACCCTGGATCGGCCAGAGGCGATGGCCAAGATGAAACCGGTACATCTGCCGCGCAAGCTGCCGGAGATCCTGAGTCCCGACGAGGTGAAGCGGCTGATTGCCGCCGCCGGCAATCTGAAACACCAGACTGCACTGGCCCTGGCCTACGCGACCGGACTGCGCGTCAACGAAGTGGTCCACCTGAAGGTCGGCGACATTGACAGCCAGCGCATGACCGTTCGGGTTGAACAAGGCAAAGGACAGAAGGATCGCTACGCATTGCTGTCGCCCGTCCTGCTCGAACGCCTGCGCGTCTGGTGGCGCGTTGCCCGTGCCCAAGGCAAGATGTTCGACGGCGGCTGGCTGTTTCCTGGTCTGGACCCAGTTCGGCACCTCAGCACCCGGCAACTCAATCGTGCCATCCATGCAGCGGCCGACGATGCGGGAATCGAGAAGCGCATCTCGATGCACTCGCTGCGCCATGCCTTCGCCACCCACCTGCTGGAGCAGAAGGTCGACATTCGCCTGATCCAGGTATTGCTCGGGCACAAGAAGCTGGAAACGACCGCCCTCTACGCCCAGGTCGCCACCGACATTCTGCGCGAGGTGGTCAGTCCGTTGGAGAAGCTGAACTCCGCGTAG
- a CDS encoding IS91 family transposase, translating to MGRPALEVADIFRTHGPAWRAKQAGHLSLGQLKVMSAIEQCRTAALGGHALRCDACDHEEFSYNSCRNRHCPKCQARAAQRWLEARQADLLPVEYYHVVFTLPEPISAIAYTNKAAIYRLLFDVAAETLTTIAADPKHLGAQIGATLVLHTWGSALTHHPHVHGIVPGGGFSRDGERWVACRRGFFLPVRVLSRLFRRRVVEELEKLHHAGQLQFFGEHAGLADAGAFGRWLAPLRSCEWVVYAKRPFAGPEAVLAYLSRYTHRVAISNRRLVAMSEDGVTFRWKDYRAKGRTRHKTMTLAPEEFMRRFLLHVLPGGFHRIRHYGLLANTGRRENLVRARALLNAPQPQPVAEDASSTTVPTFVCRCCGAAMRVIEIVMRRQPIRAPP from the coding sequence ATGGGGCGGCCCGCCCTGGAGGTCGCCGACATCTTTCGCACCCACGGTCCTGCGTGGCGAGCGAAGCAAGCAGGACACTTGAGCCTCGGCCAGCTCAAGGTCATGTCGGCCATCGAACAGTGCCGTACCGCGGCGCTGGGAGGACACGCCTTGCGCTGCGATGCCTGCGACCATGAGGAGTTCAGCTACAACTCGTGTCGCAATCGGCACTGCCCGAAGTGTCAGGCGCGTGCCGCGCAACGTTGGCTTGAAGCCCGGCAGGCCGACCTGTTGCCGGTCGAGTATTACCACGTCGTTTTCACGCTGCCCGAACCGATCAGCGCCATTGCCTACACCAACAAGGCGGCAATCTACCGACTGTTGTTCGACGTGGCGGCGGAAACGCTGACGACTATCGCCGCCGATCCGAAACATCTGGGCGCACAGATCGGCGCCACGCTGGTGCTGCACACCTGGGGTTCGGCGCTGACGCATCATCCACACGTGCATGGCATCGTCCCCGGCGGCGGTTTCTCCCGGGATGGAGAGCGCTGGGTGGCCTGTCGGCGTGGTTTCTTCCTGCCGGTGCGCGTGCTGTCGCGGCTGTTCCGACGGCGTGTCGTCGAGGAACTGGAGAAGCTGCATCACGCTGGCCAGTTGCAGTTCTTCGGTGAGCACGCTGGGCTGGCCGATGCCGGTGCCTTCGGCCGGTGGCTGGCGCCGCTTCGATCCTGCGAATGGGTGGTCTATGCCAAGCGTCCGTTTGCCGGTCCCGAGGCGGTGCTGGCCTATCTGTCGCGTTACACCCATCGGGTGGCGATCTCGAACCGGCGGCTGGTGGCGATGAGCGAAGACGGCGTGACTTTCCGCTGGAAGGACTACCGGGCCAAGGGGCGCACCCGTCACAAGACGATGACGCTCGCGCCAGAGGAGTTCATGCGCCGGTTCCTGCTGCATGTCCTGCCCGGCGGCTTCCACCGCATACGGCATTACGGCCTGCTGGCCAATACCGGACGACGGGAGAACCTGGTCAGGGCGCGCGCATTGCTCAACGCTCCTCAGCCCCAGCCGGTGGCCGAGGATGCCTCCTCGACTACCGTGCCGACCTTCGTTTGCCGCTGCTGTGGCGCCGCCATGCGTGTCATCGAGATCGTCATGCGCCGGCAACCCATTCGCGCTCCACCATGA
- a CDS encoding HNH endonuclease has product MIQAGTGEEIQHLGKPGCCRFCGCTEPGRFRTVAHTFPEALGNRWVVSDDECDDCNQRFSVYDDALASALRPFLTLGGTAGKSGVPQTGRSAGKSVIRHARVDGRRQIFIKSNNVTPQDQVQFAPDGRHLRIAFPVEGIKFRPRRAYKALSKIGLSLLPTDLLSQYSQLLAWLQTPDDQIEFPVLEVGLSFGSIGNAPPVVCAVLLQRAEPADPIPHLYLLFCAGSVCAQIALMSDNLEDHLPPTEMGSIKVDWSLVLGPNQEIRLNYGNPRPFNWTAQETKPQPVESFVFDFDTVTTIGKFTPRLRREIDDER; this is encoded by the coding sequence ATGATCCAGGCAGGCACAGGCGAAGAAATTCAGCACCTTGGTAAGCCTGGGTGCTGCCGCTTCTGCGGATGCACCGAGCCTGGACGGTTTCGGACCGTGGCGCACACATTTCCAGAGGCACTTGGTAACCGGTGGGTCGTTTCCGACGACGAGTGCGACGACTGTAATCAGCGGTTCTCTGTCTATGACGACGCCTTGGCGAGCGCGCTGCGCCCGTTCCTGACTCTCGGTGGAACTGCTGGTAAATCTGGGGTTCCCCAGACAGGGCGATCCGCAGGCAAGTCCGTAATTCGCCACGCCAGGGTTGATGGTCGAAGGCAGATTTTCATCAAATCAAACAACGTTACCCCCCAAGATCAAGTTCAATTCGCCCCGGACGGGCGGCACCTAAGAATTGCATTTCCGGTGGAAGGCATCAAGTTCCGGCCACGGCGCGCTTACAAGGCGCTTTCCAAGATCGGCTTGTCCCTTCTGCCGACCGACCTTCTATCGCAATATTCACAGCTTCTGGCCTGGCTCCAGACGCCTGACGACCAGATCGAATTCCCCGTGCTGGAAGTCGGCCTCTCCTTCGGTTCTATCGGCAACGCGCCGCCGGTTGTATGCGCGGTGTTGCTGCAGCGAGCGGAACCTGCAGACCCGATCCCACACCTATACCTGCTATTTTGTGCAGGCTCAGTCTGCGCGCAGATTGCGCTGATGTCGGACAACTTGGAGGACCATTTGCCGCCTACGGAGATGGGTAGCATCAAGGTGGATTGGTCCTTGGTTCTCGGCCCGAACCAAGAAATCCGCCTTAACTACGGCAATCCGCGGCCATTCAATTGGACCGCCCAGGAGACAAAGCCGCAGCCCGTGGAGAGCTTCGTGTTTGACTTCGATACCGTGACCACAATCGGCAAGTTCACGCCCAGATTGCGGCGTGAGATTGATGATGAACGGTGA
- a CDS encoding type I restriction enzyme HsdR N-terminal domain-containing protein encodes MSITTTSPPEAELEARIADTLQRVFPGTTSLRIQQRFKVRVGHTEMEAGSQSYVEGRADILVYQGDEALAVIELKREGLPLTADDEAQGASYALLTRAPIVVITNGSDTNIYQTHDMKLLKEASIDAGELAHRIATAAAAAQSSITGAISKLLGTDLSAAAIAAMNATELHELTGSWTSSQRFVENFLVPRKATEAARIAIRAADTRVVIISGPPLCGKSSVLRELEETADANGWAVLFIEASSCAEGLFRRLANVLAALFSWPATQDDARMWLRRVASRPDYRFVLCIDSLPSGGAVLSAELDEMISGGMGAHLQLVVAVDENDFDHLTLKPNRREPTRLGRNSTRIEVGNYDDNEFASARDCLYQLGGGLVDGGQYAPELRAPWVLRAAVASQMESLPEGSAAVLPPLLGTEMFSVADERFACLGAVRNEIRTLARIYVDELMAKRHHGDRLSSLYVFSVTRENARKNIDRDGCHDLVRAGLVQASTAYSGDSLYVIRVPALFGHEVGVRLATLLQRKVQKNPDEAAKWLVKSCARMPLGDAIGAYAINRSLQQLGPGDYLLLINGLLKLPPVRRPIAPGSKMVAMIPSVGLIDFEVDVNGTTTMRSRDILSPPFTVDLDEEDLVAVANIDGWLILSQLRPFNLAFCNQDGDLLNVAAWLLLEIGSCPVVLRRPGKELEQFHTHAIDHGEMSCLKNGIAEPVTWSITELLVQDIPGVDREAWVREAAATGSLPLINRLGQALSHISNVAGRSEWAEQMLEQVYRPALQGHPQFH; translated from the coding sequence ATGTCGATCACGACCACAAGTCCGCCGGAAGCTGAGCTTGAAGCAAGGATCGCCGATACCTTGCAGCGCGTCTTTCCTGGAACAACAAGTCTTCGTATCCAACAGCGATTCAAGGTCCGTGTCGGGCACACCGAAATGGAGGCCGGTAGTCAAAGCTATGTCGAGGGGCGCGCGGATATTCTCGTATACCAAGGCGATGAAGCGCTGGCTGTGATCGAACTGAAGCGCGAAGGACTACCGCTCACGGCTGATGATGAAGCGCAAGGAGCGTCGTACGCATTGCTCACCCGAGCCCCAATCGTGGTGATTACCAACGGCTCGGACACCAACATCTATCAGACCCATGACATGAAGCTCCTAAAGGAAGCGTCTATCGACGCTGGGGAGCTCGCTCACCGGATTGCCACCGCCGCGGCCGCGGCACAGTCGTCCATAACAGGCGCAATTAGCAAACTTCTTGGCACCGACCTCTCAGCTGCCGCAATTGCAGCGATGAATGCGACGGAACTGCATGAACTCACGGGATCGTGGACCTCTAGCCAGCGCTTTGTGGAGAACTTCCTTGTACCGAGGAAAGCGACCGAAGCAGCGCGAATTGCCATCCGTGCCGCTGACACCCGTGTTGTTATTATTTCTGGGCCGCCTCTTTGTGGGAAGAGTTCAGTTTTGCGAGAGCTGGAAGAAACAGCAGATGCAAATGGTTGGGCCGTGCTCTTCATCGAGGCTAGCTCGTGTGCTGAAGGGCTATTCCGGCGCCTTGCGAACGTTCTGGCTGCGCTGTTCAGTTGGCCTGCAACGCAAGATGATGCACGGATGTGGCTGCGGCGGGTTGCAAGCCGGCCTGATTACAGGTTTGTCTTGTGCATTGACTCGCTCCCATCGGGAGGCGCGGTGCTCAGTGCTGAACTGGACGAGATGATTTCGGGAGGGATGGGTGCACATCTTCAGTTGGTCGTCGCTGTAGATGAAAACGATTTCGACCATCTGACACTAAAGCCGAACCGCCGCGAGCCAACTCGGCTGGGCCGCAACAGCACAAGGATCGAGGTCGGAAACTACGATGACAATGAATTCGCGTCCGCTCGCGACTGCCTCTACCAACTGGGTGGAGGTCTTGTGGACGGAGGGCAATATGCACCGGAGCTTCGCGCACCATGGGTGCTTCGCGCCGCCGTGGCGAGTCAGATGGAGAGCCTTCCTGAAGGATCGGCTGCAGTACTACCTCCTCTACTCGGTACGGAGATGTTCTCGGTCGCAGACGAGAGGTTCGCCTGTCTTGGCGCCGTAAGGAACGAAATCAGAACCCTCGCACGCATCTACGTCGATGAACTAATGGCCAAGCGCCATCACGGAGACCGATTGTCATCGCTGTATGTCTTCTCGGTCACACGCGAAAATGCAAGAAAAAACATCGATCGCGATGGCTGTCACGATTTAGTGCGAGCAGGTTTAGTCCAGGCCTCTACAGCGTACTCTGGCGATTCGCTGTATGTCATTCGTGTTCCTGCACTGTTTGGTCACGAGGTCGGTGTAAGGCTAGCCACGCTTCTGCAACGGAAGGTACAGAAGAATCCGGATGAGGCAGCCAAATGGCTTGTGAAATCGTGTGCTCGTATGCCCCTGGGCGATGCAATCGGCGCGTATGCAATCAATCGGTCGCTCCAGCAGCTAGGCCCAGGAGACTACCTGCTGTTAATCAACGGACTGCTCAAACTGCCGCCGGTACGGCGACCAATTGCGCCCGGATCCAAGATGGTTGCGATGATTCCGTCGGTCGGACTAATCGACTTCGAAGTCGACGTGAACGGCACTACGACGATGCGCTCACGCGACATTCTCTCGCCGCCGTTCACGGTCGATCTCGACGAAGAGGACTTAGTCGCCGTCGCCAATATTGATGGTTGGTTAATCCTGTCCCAACTTCGGCCATTTAACTTAGCGTTCTGCAATCAGGACGGAGACTTGTTGAATGTCGCTGCTTGGTTGTTGTTGGAGATCGGCTCCTGTCCTGTAGTGCTACGCAGGCCTGGTAAGGAACTGGAGCAGTTTCACACGCATGCGATAGATCATGGGGAAATGTCGTGTCTCAAAAACGGAATCGCGGAGCCCGTTACCTGGTCCATCACGGAACTTCTGGTGCAAGATATTCCAGGAGTCGACCGAGAAGCATGGGTGCGCGAAGCGGCGGCTACTGGATCCCTGCCACTCATCAACAGACTGGGGCAGGCCCTATCACACATCTCCAACGTTGCAGGCAGGAGCGAATGGGCCGAGCAAATGCTCGAGCAGGTCTATCGGCCGGCATTACAGGGCCATCCTCAGTTCCATTGA